A region from the Ptychodera flava strain L36383 chromosome 12, AS_Pfla_20210202, whole genome shotgun sequence genome encodes:
- the LOC139145305 gene encoding mediator of RNA polymerase II transcription subunit 15-like isoform X15, with translation MERFLADSKKEAEGKARQQAAAAAAAAAAASAQDPMSALQGLTAMAQQQSRPQQQPMPPASVPAPTQQLQQMAQQQLQQQQQQQYQQQQQLRMAQQAQMQAQQRQQMQQHPLQTQPPRAAILQQMQHQQQQQQNLQQKVVPPMATVQGNMSAMPPQQQPIGPPQQHVPQPMPPQRPMPGQQPPPQMHRLPVASPNYDHGYYEPGMVAMQQPPTVSQAVVSPAMSVVSQQRSPAPGALQHQHQQQQPPPHPQANQQQAPQPPHSSQPMASPASYMQPSPSQPHSISQPLASPASYMQPSPSQPHHISQPMASPVGYIPQPSPSQQHHISQSLQSPASYLQPSPSPQPPSHGSGSGTGAGGTTTSAVPSPAQASSASSSVRTPAAVQSPGSALNTPGLSSLIFSWNPSSVGASPSPSQATGRNPADDQAYIEKWKQLAKYIDPLTRMINKVSKDEDRKNELNKMKNLLDILQDPNRRMPIHTLLKCEQVLEKLELQIRPSTSTSTTSTTLATDKQSKQPHQQHMCQPLLDAILQHIKSPMLNHTLQRTFGPAMQAIHGTPISYPTPPAKRMKVEKEESSIPHVVQGEVARLNYKFKVNLDPAHHTGSKAIHLICKLDDKYLPSVPPISITLPENYPQSSPQCEPNSPEYGATPFLQSVQRTLTSQLLRMPDRYSLSQVLDAWEMSVRQACAS, from the exons CCCAAGACCCAATGAGTGCACTGCAGGGACTGACTGCCATGGCACAGCAGCAAAGCCGACCGCAACAGCAGCCCATGCCGCCTGCCTCTGTTCCAGCCCCAACGCAGCAACTGCAGCAGATGGCACAGCAGCAActgcagcagcagcaacagcagcagTACCAGCAACAGCAGCAACTTCGAATGGCCCAACAAG CTCAAATGCAGGCCCAGCAGAGACAGCAAATGCAGCAACACCCTCTCCAAACCCAGCCACCGAGGGCAGCAATACTTCAACAGATGCAGCaccaacaacagcaacaacagaaTCTCCAACAAAAAGTTGTT CCCCCAATGGCGACCGTCCAGGGCAACATGTCAGCCATGCCACCCCAGCAGCAACCAATAGGTCCACCTCAACAGCATGTTCCACAGCCCATGCCACCACAGAGACCCATGCCAGGCCAACAACCTCCACCACAG ATGCACCGATTACCAGTGGCATCTCCAAACTATGATCACGGATACTATGAACCTGGGATGGTAGCGATGCAG CAGCCACCGACTGTTAGCCAAGCTGTTGTATCGCCAGCGATGTCTGTTGTGTCCCAGCAGCGGTCCCCTGCACCAGGTGCTCTACAACACCAACATCAACAGCAGCAACCTCCTCCCCATCCTCAGGCAAATCAACAACAGGCTCCACAGCCCCCTCACAG TTCCCAACCTATGGCATCTCCTGCTAGTTACATGCAGCCTTCTCCAAGCCAGCCACATAGCAT tTCTCAACCTCTGGCATCACCAGCAAGTTACATGCAGCCTTCACCCAGCCAACCACATCACAT ttctCAGCCAATGGCGTCACCAGTTGGTTATATTCCACAGCCTTCTCCCAGTCAGCAGCACCACAT TTCTCAGTCTCTGCAGTCGCCGGCGAGTTATCTCCAACCCTCCCCTTCTCCTCAACCTCCCTCCCATGGCAGTGGTAGCGGCACTGGTGCCGGTGGTACAACAACCAGTGCTGTGCCATCTCCAGCTCAGGCATCCTCGGCATCAAGTTCAGTGAGAACACCTGCTGCAGTGCAGTCACCTGGCAGTGCTCTGAACACACCTG GTCTATCCagcttaatattttcat GGAATCCTAGTTCAGTTGGTGCTTCACCGAGCCCTAGCCAGGCAACAGGCAGAAATCCAGCAGATGACCAGGCCTACATAGAGAAATGGAAGCAACTGGCAAAGTACATCGACCCACTAACCAGAATGATCAATAAAGTCAGCAAGGATGAAG ACCGCAAGAATGAACTGAATAAAATGAAGAATCTGCTTGATATTTTACAAGATCCTAACAGAAGGATGCCAATACATACATTATTGAAATGTGAACAGGTGCTAGAGAAATTAGAGTTACAGATCAGACCG TCAACGAGTACATCCACTACGTCAACAACTCTTGCCACAGACAAACAGAGCAAACAACCACATCAACAACACATGTGTCAGCCTCTACTGGATGCCATACTACAACACATCAAATCACCCATGCTGAACCACACACTACAGAGAACATTTGGTCCCGCTATGCAGGCTATACACGGAACTCCCATTAG TTATCCAACTCCCCCAGCAAAACGTATGAAAGTAGAGAAGGAGGAGTCCAGTATACCTCATGTTGTACAGGGAGAAGTTGCCAGACTCAACTACAAGTTCAAAGTCAATCTGGACCCAGCTCATCACACAGGCAGTAAAGCTATTcatttgatatgtaaattag ATGACAAGTATTTACCGAGTGTCCCACCTATAAGTATCACTCTTCCAGAGAACTACCCACAGTCAAGTCCTCAGTGTGAACCCAACTCACCAGAATATG gTGCTACACCATTCCTCCAGTCAGTTCAAAGGACATTGACCTCTCAGTTACTGAGAATGCCGGATAGATACTCATTATCTCAAGTGTTAGATGCATGGGAGATGAGTGTCAGGCAAGCGTGTGCTTCATAA
- the LOC139145305 gene encoding mediator of RNA polymerase II transcription subunit 15-like isoform X23 produces MERFLADSKKEAEGKARQQAAAAAAAAAAASAQDPMSALQGLTAMAQQQSRPQQQPMPPASVPAPTQQLQQMAQQQLQQQQQQQYQQQQQLRMAQQAQMQAQQRQQMQQHPLQTQPPRAAILQQMQHQQQQQQNLQQKVVPPMATVQGNMSAMPPQQQPIGPPQQHVPQPMPPQRPMPGQQPPPQPPTVSQAVVSPAMSVVSQQRSPAPGALQHQHQQQQPPPHPQANQQQAPQPPHSSQPMASPASYMQPSPSQPHSISQPLASPASYMQPSPSQPHHISQPMASPVGYIPQPSPSQQHHISQSLQSPASYLQPSPSPQPPSHGSGSGTGAGGTTTSAVPSPAQASSASSSVRTPAAVQSPGSALNTPGLSSLIFSWNPSSVGASPSPSQATGRNPADDQAYIEKWKQLAKYIDPLTRMINKVSKDEDRKNELNKMKNLLDILQDPNRRMPIHTLLKCEQVLEKLELQIRPSTSTSTTSTTLATDKQSKQPHQQHMCQPLLDAILQHIKSPMLNHTLQRTFGPAMQAIHGTPISYPTPPAKRMKVEKEESSIPHVVQGEVARLNYKFKVNLDPAHHTGSKAIHLICKLDDKYLPSVPPISITLPENYPQSSPQCEPNSPEYGATPFLQSVQRTLTSQLLRMPDRYSLSQVLDAWEMSVRQACAS; encoded by the exons CCCAAGACCCAATGAGTGCACTGCAGGGACTGACTGCCATGGCACAGCAGCAAAGCCGACCGCAACAGCAGCCCATGCCGCCTGCCTCTGTTCCAGCCCCAACGCAGCAACTGCAGCAGATGGCACAGCAGCAActgcagcagcagcaacagcagcagTACCAGCAACAGCAGCAACTTCGAATGGCCCAACAAG CTCAAATGCAGGCCCAGCAGAGACAGCAAATGCAGCAACACCCTCTCCAAACCCAGCCACCGAGGGCAGCAATACTTCAACAGATGCAGCaccaacaacagcaacaacagaaTCTCCAACAAAAAGTTGTT CCCCCAATGGCGACCGTCCAGGGCAACATGTCAGCCATGCCACCCCAGCAGCAACCAATAGGTCCACCTCAACAGCATGTTCCACAGCCCATGCCACCACAGAGACCCATGCCAGGCCAACAACCTCCACCACAG CCACCGACTGTTAGCCAAGCTGTTGTATCGCCAGCGATGTCTGTTGTGTCCCAGCAGCGGTCCCCTGCACCAGGTGCTCTACAACACCAACATCAACAGCAGCAACCTCCTCCCCATCCTCAGGCAAATCAACAACAGGCTCCACAGCCCCCTCACAG TTCCCAACCTATGGCATCTCCTGCTAGTTACATGCAGCCTTCTCCAAGCCAGCCACATAGCAT tTCTCAACCTCTGGCATCACCAGCAAGTTACATGCAGCCTTCACCCAGCCAACCACATCACAT ttctCAGCCAATGGCGTCACCAGTTGGTTATATTCCACAGCCTTCTCCCAGTCAGCAGCACCACAT TTCTCAGTCTCTGCAGTCGCCGGCGAGTTATCTCCAACCCTCCCCTTCTCCTCAACCTCCCTCCCATGGCAGTGGTAGCGGCACTGGTGCCGGTGGTACAACAACCAGTGCTGTGCCATCTCCAGCTCAGGCATCCTCGGCATCAAGTTCAGTGAGAACACCTGCTGCAGTGCAGTCACCTGGCAGTGCTCTGAACACACCTG GTCTATCCagcttaatattttcat GGAATCCTAGTTCAGTTGGTGCTTCACCGAGCCCTAGCCAGGCAACAGGCAGAAATCCAGCAGATGACCAGGCCTACATAGAGAAATGGAAGCAACTGGCAAAGTACATCGACCCACTAACCAGAATGATCAATAAAGTCAGCAAGGATGAAG ACCGCAAGAATGAACTGAATAAAATGAAGAATCTGCTTGATATTTTACAAGATCCTAACAGAAGGATGCCAATACATACATTATTGAAATGTGAACAGGTGCTAGAGAAATTAGAGTTACAGATCAGACCG TCAACGAGTACATCCACTACGTCAACAACTCTTGCCACAGACAAACAGAGCAAACAACCACATCAACAACACATGTGTCAGCCTCTACTGGATGCCATACTACAACACATCAAATCACCCATGCTGAACCACACACTACAGAGAACATTTGGTCCCGCTATGCAGGCTATACACGGAACTCCCATTAG TTATCCAACTCCCCCAGCAAAACGTATGAAAGTAGAGAAGGAGGAGTCCAGTATACCTCATGTTGTACAGGGAGAAGTTGCCAGACTCAACTACAAGTTCAAAGTCAATCTGGACCCAGCTCATCACACAGGCAGTAAAGCTATTcatttgatatgtaaattag ATGACAAGTATTTACCGAGTGTCCCACCTATAAGTATCACTCTTCCAGAGAACTACCCACAGTCAAGTCCTCAGTGTGAACCCAACTCACCAGAATATG gTGCTACACCATTCCTCCAGTCAGTTCAAAGGACATTGACCTCTCAGTTACTGAGAATGCCGGATAGATACTCATTATCTCAAGTGTTAGATGCATGGGAGATGAGTGTCAGGCAAGCGTGTGCTTCATAA
- the LOC139145305 gene encoding mediator of RNA polymerase II transcription subunit 15-like isoform X27: MERFLADSKKEAEGKARQQAAAAAAAAAAASAQDPMSALQGLTAMAQQQSRPQQQPMPPASVPAPTQQLQQMAQQQLQQQQQQQYQQQQQLRMAQQAQMQAQQRQQMQQHPLQTQPPRAAILQQMQHQQQQQQNLQQKVVPPMATVQGNMSAMPPQQQPIGPPQQHVPQPMPPQRPMPGQQPPPQQPPTVSQAVVSPAMSVVSQQRSPAPGALQHQHQQQQPPPHPQANQQQAPQPPHSSQPMASPASYMQPSPSQPHSISQPLASPASYMQPSPSQPHHISQPMASPVGYIPQPSPSQQHHISQSLQSPASYLQPSPSPQPPSHGSGSGTGAGGTTTSAVPSPAQASSASSSVRTPAAVQSPGSALNTPGNPSSVGASPSPSQATGRNPADDQAYIEKWKQLAKYIDPLTRMINKVSKDEDRKNELNKMKNLLDILQDPNRRMPIHTLLKCEQVLEKLELQIRPSTSTSTTSTTLATDKQSKQPHQQHMCQPLLDAILQHIKSPMLNHTLQRTFGPAMQAIHGTPISYPTPPAKRMKVEKEESSIPHVVQGEVARLNYKFKVNLDPAHHTGSKAIHLICKLDDKYLPSVPPISITLPENYPQSSPQCEPNSPEYGATPFLQSVQRTLTSQLLRMPDRYSLSQVLDAWEMSVRQACAS; this comes from the exons CCCAAGACCCAATGAGTGCACTGCAGGGACTGACTGCCATGGCACAGCAGCAAAGCCGACCGCAACAGCAGCCCATGCCGCCTGCCTCTGTTCCAGCCCCAACGCAGCAACTGCAGCAGATGGCACAGCAGCAActgcagcagcagcaacagcagcagTACCAGCAACAGCAGCAACTTCGAATGGCCCAACAAG CTCAAATGCAGGCCCAGCAGAGACAGCAAATGCAGCAACACCCTCTCCAAACCCAGCCACCGAGGGCAGCAATACTTCAACAGATGCAGCaccaacaacagcaacaacagaaTCTCCAACAAAAAGTTGTT CCCCCAATGGCGACCGTCCAGGGCAACATGTCAGCCATGCCACCCCAGCAGCAACCAATAGGTCCACCTCAACAGCATGTTCCACAGCCCATGCCACCACAGAGACCCATGCCAGGCCAACAACCTCCACCACAG CAGCCACCGACTGTTAGCCAAGCTGTTGTATCGCCAGCGATGTCTGTTGTGTCCCAGCAGCGGTCCCCTGCACCAGGTGCTCTACAACACCAACATCAACAGCAGCAACCTCCTCCCCATCCTCAGGCAAATCAACAACAGGCTCCACAGCCCCCTCACAG TTCCCAACCTATGGCATCTCCTGCTAGTTACATGCAGCCTTCTCCAAGCCAGCCACATAGCAT tTCTCAACCTCTGGCATCACCAGCAAGTTACATGCAGCCTTCACCCAGCCAACCACATCACAT ttctCAGCCAATGGCGTCACCAGTTGGTTATATTCCACAGCCTTCTCCCAGTCAGCAGCACCACAT TTCTCAGTCTCTGCAGTCGCCGGCGAGTTATCTCCAACCCTCCCCTTCTCCTCAACCTCCCTCCCATGGCAGTGGTAGCGGCACTGGTGCCGGTGGTACAACAACCAGTGCTGTGCCATCTCCAGCTCAGGCATCCTCGGCATCAAGTTCAGTGAGAACACCTGCTGCAGTGCAGTCACCTGGCAGTGCTCTGAACACACCTG GGAATCCTAGTTCAGTTGGTGCTTCACCGAGCCCTAGCCAGGCAACAGGCAGAAATCCAGCAGATGACCAGGCCTACATAGAGAAATGGAAGCAACTGGCAAAGTACATCGACCCACTAACCAGAATGATCAATAAAGTCAGCAAGGATGAAG ACCGCAAGAATGAACTGAATAAAATGAAGAATCTGCTTGATATTTTACAAGATCCTAACAGAAGGATGCCAATACATACATTATTGAAATGTGAACAGGTGCTAGAGAAATTAGAGTTACAGATCAGACCG TCAACGAGTACATCCACTACGTCAACAACTCTTGCCACAGACAAACAGAGCAAACAACCACATCAACAACACATGTGTCAGCCTCTACTGGATGCCATACTACAACACATCAAATCACCCATGCTGAACCACACACTACAGAGAACATTTGGTCCCGCTATGCAGGCTATACACGGAACTCCCATTAG TTATCCAACTCCCCCAGCAAAACGTATGAAAGTAGAGAAGGAGGAGTCCAGTATACCTCATGTTGTACAGGGAGAAGTTGCCAGACTCAACTACAAGTTCAAAGTCAATCTGGACCCAGCTCATCACACAGGCAGTAAAGCTATTcatttgatatgtaaattag ATGACAAGTATTTACCGAGTGTCCCACCTATAAGTATCACTCTTCCAGAGAACTACCCACAGTCAAGTCCTCAGTGTGAACCCAACTCACCAGAATATG gTGCTACACCATTCCTCCAGTCAGTTCAAAGGACATTGACCTCTCAGTTACTGAGAATGCCGGATAGATACTCATTATCTCAAGTGTTAGATGCATGGGAGATGAGTGTCAGGCAAGCGTGTGCTTCATAA
- the LOC139145305 gene encoding mediator of RNA polymerase II transcription subunit 15-like isoform X34, with protein sequence MERFLADSKKEAEGKARQQAAAAAAAAAAASAQDPMSALQGLTAMAQQQSRPQQQPMPPASVPAPTQQLQQMAQQQLQQQQQQQYQQQQQLRMAQQAQMQAQQRQQMQQHPLQTQPPRAAILQQMQHQQQQQQNLQQKVVPPMATVQGNMSAMPPQQQPIGPPQQHVPQPMPPQRPMPGQQPPPQQPPTVSQAVVSPAMSVVSQQRSPAPGALQHQHQQQQPPPHPQANQQQAPQPPHSSQPMASPASYMQPSPSQPHSISQSLQSPASYLQPSPSPQPPSHGSGSGTGAGGTTTSAVPSPAQASSASSSVRTPAAVQSPGSALNTPGNPSSVGASPSPSQATGRNPADDQAYIEKWKQLAKYIDPLTRMINKVSKDEDRKNELNKMKNLLDILQDPNRRMPIHTLLKCEQVLEKLELQIRPSTSTSTTSTTLATDKQSKQPHQQHMCQPLLDAILQHIKSPMLNHTLQRTFGPAMQAIHGTPISYPTPPAKRMKVEKEESSIPHVVQGEVARLNYKFKVNLDPAHHTGSKAIHLICKLDDKYLPSVPPISITLPENYPQSSPQCEPNSPEYGATPFLQSVQRTLTSQLLRMPDRYSLSQVLDAWEMSVRQACAS encoded by the exons CCCAAGACCCAATGAGTGCACTGCAGGGACTGACTGCCATGGCACAGCAGCAAAGCCGACCGCAACAGCAGCCCATGCCGCCTGCCTCTGTTCCAGCCCCAACGCAGCAACTGCAGCAGATGGCACAGCAGCAActgcagcagcagcaacagcagcagTACCAGCAACAGCAGCAACTTCGAATGGCCCAACAAG CTCAAATGCAGGCCCAGCAGAGACAGCAAATGCAGCAACACCCTCTCCAAACCCAGCCACCGAGGGCAGCAATACTTCAACAGATGCAGCaccaacaacagcaacaacagaaTCTCCAACAAAAAGTTGTT CCCCCAATGGCGACCGTCCAGGGCAACATGTCAGCCATGCCACCCCAGCAGCAACCAATAGGTCCACCTCAACAGCATGTTCCACAGCCCATGCCACCACAGAGACCCATGCCAGGCCAACAACCTCCACCACAG CAGCCACCGACTGTTAGCCAAGCTGTTGTATCGCCAGCGATGTCTGTTGTGTCCCAGCAGCGGTCCCCTGCACCAGGTGCTCTACAACACCAACATCAACAGCAGCAACCTCCTCCCCATCCTCAGGCAAATCAACAACAGGCTCCACAGCCCCCTCACAG TTCCCAACCTATGGCATCTCCTGCTAGTTACATGCAGCCTTCTCCAAGCCAGCCACATAGCAT TTCTCAGTCTCTGCAGTCGCCGGCGAGTTATCTCCAACCCTCCCCTTCTCCTCAACCTCCCTCCCATGGCAGTGGTAGCGGCACTGGTGCCGGTGGTACAACAACCAGTGCTGTGCCATCTCCAGCTCAGGCATCCTCGGCATCAAGTTCAGTGAGAACACCTGCTGCAGTGCAGTCACCTGGCAGTGCTCTGAACACACCTG GGAATCCTAGTTCAGTTGGTGCTTCACCGAGCCCTAGCCAGGCAACAGGCAGAAATCCAGCAGATGACCAGGCCTACATAGAGAAATGGAAGCAACTGGCAAAGTACATCGACCCACTAACCAGAATGATCAATAAAGTCAGCAAGGATGAAG ACCGCAAGAATGAACTGAATAAAATGAAGAATCTGCTTGATATTTTACAAGATCCTAACAGAAGGATGCCAATACATACATTATTGAAATGTGAACAGGTGCTAGAGAAATTAGAGTTACAGATCAGACCG TCAACGAGTACATCCACTACGTCAACAACTCTTGCCACAGACAAACAGAGCAAACAACCACATCAACAACACATGTGTCAGCCTCTACTGGATGCCATACTACAACACATCAAATCACCCATGCTGAACCACACACTACAGAGAACATTTGGTCCCGCTATGCAGGCTATACACGGAACTCCCATTAG TTATCCAACTCCCCCAGCAAAACGTATGAAAGTAGAGAAGGAGGAGTCCAGTATACCTCATGTTGTACAGGGAGAAGTTGCCAGACTCAACTACAAGTTCAAAGTCAATCTGGACCCAGCTCATCACACAGGCAGTAAAGCTATTcatttgatatgtaaattag ATGACAAGTATTTACCGAGTGTCCCACCTATAAGTATCACTCTTCCAGAGAACTACCCACAGTCAAGTCCTCAGTGTGAACCCAACTCACCAGAATATG gTGCTACACCATTCCTCCAGTCAGTTCAAAGGACATTGACCTCTCAGTTACTGAGAATGCCGGATAGATACTCATTATCTCAAGTGTTAGATGCATGGGAGATGAGTGTCAGGCAAGCGTGTGCTTCATAA
- the LOC139145305 gene encoding mediator of RNA polymerase II transcription subunit 15-like isoform X22, with product MNYQVTLTQDPMSALQGLTAMAQQQSRPQQQPMPPASVPAPTQQLQQMAQQQLQQQQQQQYQQQQQLRMAQQAQMQAQQRQQMQQHPLQTQPPRAAILQQMQHQQQQQQNLQQKVVPPMATVQGNMSAMPPQQQPIGPPQQHVPQPMPPQRPMPGQQPPPQMHRLPVASPNYDHGYYEPGMVAMQQPPTVSQAVVSPAMSVVSQQRSPAPGALQHQHQQQQPPPHPQANQQQAPQPPHSSQPMASPASYMQPSPSQPHSISQPLASPASYMQPSPSQPHHISQPMASPVGYIPQPSPSQQHHISQSLQSPASYLQPSPSPQPPSHGSGSGTGAGGTTTSAVPSPAQASSASSSVRTPAAVQSPGSALNTPGLSSLIFSWNPSSVGASPSPSQATGRNPADDQAYIEKWKQLAKYIDPLTRMINKVSKDEDRKNELNKMKNLLDILQDPNRRMPIHTLLKCEQVLEKLELQIRPSTSTSTTSTTLATDKQSKQPHQQHMCQPLLDAILQHIKSPMLNHTLQRTFGPAMQAIHGTPISYPTPPAKRMKVEKEESSIPHVVQGEVARLNYKFKVNLDPAHHTGSKAIHLICKLDDKYLPSVPPISITLPENYPQSSPQCEPNSPEYGATPFLQSVQRTLTSQLLRMPDRYSLSQVLDAWEMSVRQACAS from the exons CCCAAGACCCAATGAGTGCACTGCAGGGACTGACTGCCATGGCACAGCAGCAAAGCCGACCGCAACAGCAGCCCATGCCGCCTGCCTCTGTTCCAGCCCCAACGCAGCAACTGCAGCAGATGGCACAGCAGCAActgcagcagcagcaacagcagcagTACCAGCAACAGCAGCAACTTCGAATGGCCCAACAAG CTCAAATGCAGGCCCAGCAGAGACAGCAAATGCAGCAACACCCTCTCCAAACCCAGCCACCGAGGGCAGCAATACTTCAACAGATGCAGCaccaacaacagcaacaacagaaTCTCCAACAAAAAGTTGTT CCCCCAATGGCGACCGTCCAGGGCAACATGTCAGCCATGCCACCCCAGCAGCAACCAATAGGTCCACCTCAACAGCATGTTCCACAGCCCATGCCACCACAGAGACCCATGCCAGGCCAACAACCTCCACCACAG ATGCACCGATTACCAGTGGCATCTCCAAACTATGATCACGGATACTATGAACCTGGGATGGTAGCGATGCAG CAGCCACCGACTGTTAGCCAAGCTGTTGTATCGCCAGCGATGTCTGTTGTGTCCCAGCAGCGGTCCCCTGCACCAGGTGCTCTACAACACCAACATCAACAGCAGCAACCTCCTCCCCATCCTCAGGCAAATCAACAACAGGCTCCACAGCCCCCTCACAG TTCCCAACCTATGGCATCTCCTGCTAGTTACATGCAGCCTTCTCCAAGCCAGCCACATAGCAT tTCTCAACCTCTGGCATCACCAGCAAGTTACATGCAGCCTTCACCCAGCCAACCACATCACAT ttctCAGCCAATGGCGTCACCAGTTGGTTATATTCCACAGCCTTCTCCCAGTCAGCAGCACCACAT TTCTCAGTCTCTGCAGTCGCCGGCGAGTTATCTCCAACCCTCCCCTTCTCCTCAACCTCCCTCCCATGGCAGTGGTAGCGGCACTGGTGCCGGTGGTACAACAACCAGTGCTGTGCCATCTCCAGCTCAGGCATCCTCGGCATCAAGTTCAGTGAGAACACCTGCTGCAGTGCAGTCACCTGGCAGTGCTCTGAACACACCTG GTCTATCCagcttaatattttcat GGAATCCTAGTTCAGTTGGTGCTTCACCGAGCCCTAGCCAGGCAACAGGCAGAAATCCAGCAGATGACCAGGCCTACATAGAGAAATGGAAGCAACTGGCAAAGTACATCGACCCACTAACCAGAATGATCAATAAAGTCAGCAAGGATGAAG ACCGCAAGAATGAACTGAATAAAATGAAGAATCTGCTTGATATTTTACAAGATCCTAACAGAAGGATGCCAATACATACATTATTGAAATGTGAACAGGTGCTAGAGAAATTAGAGTTACAGATCAGACCG TCAACGAGTACATCCACTACGTCAACAACTCTTGCCACAGACAAACAGAGCAAACAACCACATCAACAACACATGTGTCAGCCTCTACTGGATGCCATACTACAACACATCAAATCACCCATGCTGAACCACACACTACAGAGAACATTTGGTCCCGCTATGCAGGCTATACACGGAACTCCCATTAG TTATCCAACTCCCCCAGCAAAACGTATGAAAGTAGAGAAGGAGGAGTCCAGTATACCTCATGTTGTACAGGGAGAAGTTGCCAGACTCAACTACAAGTTCAAAGTCAATCTGGACCCAGCTCATCACACAGGCAGTAAAGCTATTcatttgatatgtaaattag ATGACAAGTATTTACCGAGTGTCCCACCTATAAGTATCACTCTTCCAGAGAACTACCCACAGTCAAGTCCTCAGTGTGAACCCAACTCACCAGAATATG gTGCTACACCATTCCTCCAGTCAGTTCAAAGGACATTGACCTCTCAGTTACTGAGAATGCCGGATAGATACTCATTATCTCAAGTGTTAGATGCATGGGAGATGAGTGTCAGGCAAGCGTGTGCTTCATAA